Proteins from one Drosophila gunungcola strain Sukarami chromosome 3R, Dgunungcola_SK_2, whole genome shotgun sequence genomic window:
- the LOC128251773 gene encoding uncharacterized protein LOC128251773, with amino-acid sequence MAAIKIPDWVTAELFEDVLKANVEGYSKVKSFKADSGSAAGENYATIMLRVNIEVELQDGKSKSVSYMVKLPHQLEIYQEMMKRNNIFDVERTMYNQVVPEMEAIYKEVDVDITFGAKSYDLKNAKTDYVVLEDLGIKGFKNANRLEGLDQAHTERVLQKLAQWHAASAVRVATKGPYPDGVLHGYFREDGRPMMTEMMNGMGANFVKSCATYEGKEIFIDKVKALNPVFVDKIFDFAKVDPTEFNVLNHGDSWSNNIMFQYDAFGKIKEVYMVDYQIPKYGTVAQDLLYFLISSTKLEDKLSKFDYYVKTYHEHLVEHLEILKYTKPIPSLRDIHLALFKYGFFGYSVAIGVMAAVLLDPTDTASFENFVSDTEDGTNFQMQLYNNARYRKHIETIMPWLLNRGALDISKMPPQTEDESISQREVAIPDWIKPEVFKDLLIKEIKDFKETKAMRAEAGVAAGENYATIMLRVELDVETKDKLQTTKAFMLKTPHQSELYRKMIEKTDIFDVERGMYLEVVPELEQLYRDVGLEVKFGAEAYEIEASDYYVLLEDLRPLGFKNINRLDGMDQAHTESVLKKFAQWHAASAVRVATKGPYEEKFTTGFLKNEEIVDAFCNRSVKVFLNHVDLCQDYKAYIKDLHIASDKILDIVGELNDPKPDEFNALNHGDGWANNIMFKYNDKNDIQDTYFVDLQVPKWGSVAQDLYYFLLSSTSLDVKISKFDYFIWFYHSELVKHLKLLNYSKTLPTLRSIRRDLNKYSGWAFVCSSTIMAYVLLDPVDGADFDKVLGDDDSNFKKSLYENPRFHNHMKVLLPWLQHGGALE; translated from the exons ATGGCGGCTATTAAAATTCCCGATTGGGTCACTGCAGAATTATTCGAAGATGTTCTGAAGGCAAATGTGGAGGGGTATTCAAAGGTCAAGAGTTTTAAAGCAGATAGTGGATCTGCGGCAGGTGAAAACTATGCCACTATAATGCTCCGAGTTAACATCGAAGTGGAACTACAGG ATGGCAAATCGAAATCTGTTTCTTATATGGTCAAGCTACCCCACCAACTTGAAATATACCAGGAGATGATGAAAAGGAACAACATCTTTGACGTCGAACGCACAATGTACAACCAGGTGGTTCCTGAAATGGAGGCTATTTATAAAGAAGTTGATGTGGATATCACTTTCGGAGCCAAAAGCTATGATCTTAAGAATGCCAAAACCGATTATGTGGTCCTGGAGGATCTGGGAATCAAGGGATTTAAGAATGCCAACCGCCTGGAAGGACTGGACCAAGCGCATACAGAAAGAGTTCTTCAAAAGCTAGCCCAATGGCATGCTGCATCGGCGGTGCGAGTGGCCACCAAAGGTCCGTATCCTGATGGCGTGTTGCATGGCTATTTTAGGGAGGACGGCCGTCCGATGATGACTGAAATGATGAACGGAATGGGTGCGAATTTTGTCAAAAGTTGTGCGACCTACGAAGGAAAAGAGATCTTTATAGACAAAGTC AAAGCCCTAAATCCTGTATTTGTCGATAAAATTTTCGATTTCGCCAAGGTCGATCCAACAGAATTCAATGTGCTAAACCACGGCGATTCGTGGTCGAATAATATAATGTTCCAATACGATGCTTTTGGAAAGATCAAGGAGGTCTATATGGTCGACTACCAGATCCCCAAATATGGTACCGTCGCCCAGGACCTGTTATACTTCCTGATCTCTTCCACAAAACTAGAGGATAAGCTCTCCAAATTCGATTACTATGTTAAGACTTACCATGAACACCTGGTTGAGCACCTGGAGATTTTGAAATACACAAAGCCCATCCCAAGCCTGCGAGATATTCATTTGGCGCTTTTTAAATATGGATTTTTCG GCTATTCCGTGGCAATTGGTGTGATGGCCGCCGTTCTCTTGGATCCCACGGACACAGCAAGTTTTGAGAATTTTGTTAGTGATACTGAAGATGGAACGAATTTCCAGATGCAGCTTTACAACAATGCGCGGTACCGGAAACACATTGAAACGATCATGCCCTGGCTGCTTAATCGTGGCGCTTTGGACATC TCCAAAATGCCGCCCCAGACGGAGGATGAAAGTATTAGCCAAAGGGAGGTGGCAATTCCAGACTGGATTAAGCCAGAAGTCTTTAAAGATCTGCTTATAAAAGAGATCAAGGATTTTAAGGAGACCAAAGCAATGAGAGCTGAAGCAGGAGTGGCTGCTGGCGAGAACTATGCCACCATAATGCTTCGAGTGGAGCTGGATGTGGAGACAAAAG ATAAATTGCAAACAACAAAGGCATTCATGCTTAAAACTCCTCATCAATCTGAGCTGTATCGCAAAATGATAGAAAAGACGGATATTTTCGATGTGGAGCGGGGAATGTATCTGGAAGTGGTGCCCGAACTGGAGCAGCTTTACCGGGATGTAGGCTTGGAAGTAAAGTTCGGAGCAGAGGCCTACGAGATAGAAGCTAGCGATTACTATGTTCTGTTGGAGGACCTCAGGCCACTGGGTTTCAAGAACATCAACCGCCTTGATGGCATGGACCAGGCTCATACCGAAAGTGTCCTAAAGAAGTTTGCCCAATGGCATGCGGCATCTGCTGTCCGAGTGGCCACAAAAGGGCCTTATGAGGAGAAGTTTACGACTGGTTTCCTGAAGAACGAGGAAATAGTGGATGCCTTCTGTAATCGCAGCGTGAAAGTTTTCCTGAACCATGTTGATTTGTGCCAAGACTATAAGGCTTACATAAAGGATTTG CACATTGCATCCGACAAAATCTTGGATATTGTTGGGGAACTAAACGATCCGAAACCAGATGAGTTCAATGCTCTGAACCACGGCGATGGCTGGGCCAATAACATTATGTTCAAGTACAATGACAAAAACGACATACAGGACACCTATTTCGTGGATCTGCAAGTCCCCAAGTGGGGATCAGTGGCACAGGATTTGTATTACTTTCTGCTGTCCTCTACAAGTTTAGATGTCAAAATATCGAAATTCGATTACTTCATTTGGTTCTACCACTCTGAATTGGTTAAGCACCTCAAACTGCTGAATTACTCCAAGACACTGCCAACTTTAAGAAGCATTCGCCGTGATCTTAATAAGTATAGTGGATGGG CATTTGTTTGCTCCTCAACCATAATGGCATATGTTCTGCTGGATCCCGTAGACGGCGCTGACTTCGACAAGGTCCTTGGCGATGACGACTCCAACTTTAAGAAATCGCTTTATGAAAATCCCAGGTTCCACAATCACATGAAAGTCCTTTTGCCTTGGCTCCAACATGGAGGTGCTCTGGAGTAG
- the LOC128258985 gene encoding uncharacterized protein LOC128258985 has product MAGSKIPDWVTAELFEDVLKANVEGYSKVKNFKADIGSAAGENYATIMLRVNIEVELQDGKSKSVSYMVKLPHQLEFYQEMMKRTNIFDIERTMYNQVVPEMEAIYKEVGVDITFGAKSYDLKNAKTDYVALEDLGIKGFKNANRLEGLDQTHTERVLRKLAQWHAASAVRVATKGPYPDILLHGFFKEDSRPMMTEMMKGMGANFVKSCVTYEGYEVFLDKVKALQPVFVDKLFEFAKVDPTEFNVLNHGDSWSNNIMFQYDAFGKIKEVYLVDYQIPKYGTVAQDLLYFLISSTKLEDKLSKFDYYIKVYHENLVEHLKILKYSKPIPSLRDIHLALFKYGFFGYSVATGVMAAVLLDPTDTASFENFMGETEAGLDFQMQLYNSPRFRKHIQAIMPWLLNRGSLDI; this is encoded by the exons ATGGCTGGTAGTAAAATTCCCGATTGGGTCACTGCAGAACTATTCGAAGATGTTCTCAAGGCAAATGTGGAagggtattcaaaagttaagAATTTCAAGGCGGATATTGGATCTGCGGCAGGAGAAAACTATGCCACTATAATGCTCCGAGTTAACATCGAAGTAGAACTACAGG ATGGCAAATCAAAATCTGTGTCGTACATGGTCAAGCTACCCCACCAACTGGAGTTTTACCAGGAGATGATGAAGCGGACCAACATATTTGACATCGAACGCACAATGTACAACCAGGTGGTTCCTGAAATGGAGGCTATTTATAAAGAAGTGGGTGTGGATATCACTTTCGGAGCTAAAAGCTATGATCTCAAGAATGCGAAGACCGATTATGTGGCCCTGGAGGATCTGGGAATCAAGGGATTCAAGAATGCCAACCGCCTGGAAGGACTTGACCAAACGCACACTGAAAGAGTTCTTCGAAAGCTAGCCCAATGGCATGCTGCCTCCGCGGTGCGAGTGGCCACCAAGGGTCCGTATCCTGATATCCTCTTACACGGCTTCTTTAAGGAGGATTCTCGCCCAATGATGACCGAAATGATGAAAGGAATGGGAGCCAATTTTGTCAAAAGCTGTGTCACCTACGAAGGTTACGAAGTGTTTCTAGACAAAGTC AAAGCTCTACAGCCGGTGTTTGTCGATAAGCTCTTCGAATTCGCCAAGGTCGATCCCACGGAATTCAATGTGCTAAACCACGGCGATTCGTGGTCGAATAATATAATGTTCCAATACGATGCTTTTGGAAAGATCAAGGAGGTCTATTTGGTCGACTATCAGATCCCCAAATATGGTACCGTTGCCCAGGACCTGCTCTATTTCTTGATTTCGTCCACAAAGCTAGAGGATAAACTTTCCAAATTTGATTACTATATTAAGGTTTATCATGAGAACCTTGTAGAACACCTAAAGATTCTAAAGTATTCAAAGCCGATTCCCAGTCTGCGAGACATTCACTTGGCGCTCTTTAAATATGGCTTTTTCG GATATTCCGTGGCCACTGGTGTGATGGCCGCCGTTCTCTTGGACCCCACGGATACAGCCAGTTTTGAGAACTTTATGGGTGAGACTGAAGCGGGACTGGACTTCCAGATGCAGCTTTACAACAGTCCCCGGTTCCGCAAACACATTCAAGCGATTATGCCCTGGCTCCTGAATCGTGGCTCCCTGGACATCTAA
- the LOC128258977 gene encoding uncharacterized protein LOC128258977 yields the protein MGASKIPDWVREELFEDVLKSNVVGYSKVRSFNAENGSSAGENYASIMLRVNIEVELLDGTNKHVSYMVKLPHQNDVHKELMEHINIFEIERTMYKVVVPEMEALYKAAGVEVTFGAKSYELRNAKSEYIALEDLCTKGFKNASRLDGLDQAHTEGVLRKMAQWHAATAVRVATKGQYPEGVLKSFFKEENRAKINEMMNGMGEIFLKCCATYEGNEAYIDKLKALKPVILDEMFKMGKVDSTEFNVLNHGDSWSNNFMFQYDDFGKVKEVYMVDYQVPKYGIVAHDLIYFLISFTKLEDKLSKFDYYLRVYHDNLVEHLKILKYSKPMPSLRDIHKTLFQYGLFIYCVATGVMAVVLVDPSKDACFENFTGDSAEGKEFQTKMYSNARYRKHIQAILPWLLNRGALDID from the exons ATGGGTGCTAGTAAAATTCCGGATTGGGTCAGAGAGGAACTATTCGAAGATGTTCTTAAGTCGAATGTGGTGGGATATTCAAAAGTCAGAAGTTTTAATGCGGAAAACGGATCCTCAGCGGGAGAAAACTACGCCTCAATTATGCTCCGAGTAAATATCGAAGTGGAGCTGCTAG ATGGAACAAACAAACATGTGTCGTACATGGTTAAGTTACCACATCAAAATGATGTTCACAAGGAATTGATGGAGCACATTAACATCTTCGAAATCGAGCGCACAATGTACAAAGTGGTTGTTCCCGAAATGGAGGCTCTATACAAGGCAGCCGGTGTGGAGGTCACATTTGGCGCCAAGAGCTATGAACTAAGAAATGCCAAGAGCGAGTACATAGCTCTCGAGGATCTGTGCACCAAAGGGTTTAAGAATGCCAGCCGATTAGATGGACTCGATCAAGCGCATACGGAGGGAGTCCTCCGAAAAATGGCCCAGTGGCATGCTGCAACCGCAGTGCGAGTGGCCACAAAGGGGCAGTATCCGGAAGGCGTCCTAAAGAGCTTCTTCAAGGAGGAAAACAGGGCGAAGATAAACGAAATGATGAACGGGATGGGTGAGATATTCCTGAAATGCTGTGCCACCTATGAAGGTAACGAGGCATATATAGACAAACTC AAAGCCCTGAAGCCAGTGATATTAGACGAGATGTTCAAGATGGGCAAAGTTGATTCCACGGAATTCAATGTACTGAATCATGGCGACTCCTGGTCGAATAACTTTATGTTCCAGTACGATGATTTCGGAAAGGTCAAGGAGGTGTATATGGTCGATTATCAGGTGCCGAAGTACGGAATTGTGGCTCATGACTTGATCTACTTCCTGATATCTTTCACGAAACTGGAAGACAAGTTGAGCAAATTCGATTACTACCTTAGGGTTTACCATGATAATTTAGTGGAGCATCTTAAGATTCTCAAATACTCCAAGCCAATGCCAAGCTTGCGAGACATTCACAAGACGTTGTTTCAGTACGGACTATTCA TATATTGCGTGGCCACTGGTGTGATGGCAGTCGTTCTCGTAGATCCATCAAAAGACGCCTGTTTTGAGAACTTTACAGGCGACTCCGCCGAGGGAAAGGAATTCCAAACGAAAATGTATAGTAATGCTCGGTACCGAAAACACATCCAGGCCATCTTGCCCTGGCTTCTCAATCGCGGCGCACTGGATATCGACTAG